One Bacillus pseudomycoides genomic region harbors:
- a CDS encoding IS6 family transposase, which translates to MRYFKGKQFKKDIILVAVGYYCRFSLSYRDVSEILKERGVSVHLTTIMRWVHEYGNLIYKIWKKKNRAAHFTWHLDETYIKVKGEWCYLYRAIDQEGYTLDIQLRKTRDHQAAYMFMKRLVKGFGEPMVLITDKDPALLCAFKKLKKNGFYVHTKHCTVKHLNNLIEQDHRHIKRCFAKSSGFQTIRHASRTIKGIETVQAIYKQRRSLESDSVFSVYKELQQLVSVA; encoded by the coding sequence ATGAGATATTTTAAAGGAAAACAGTTCAAGAAAGATATTATTTTAGTAGCCGTCGGCTATTATTGTCGTTTTTCTTTAAGTTATCGCGATGTATCCGAAATTCTGAAAGAACGTGGAGTTTCCGTGCATCTAACAACCATCATGCGTTGGGTGCATGAATATGGAAATTTGATTTATAAAATTTGGAAGAAGAAAAATAGAGCAGCACATTTCACATGGCATTTAGATGAAACCTATATCAAAGTGAAAGGAGAGTGGTGTTATCTCTATCGTGCGATTGATCAAGAAGGATACACCTTAGATATTCAACTTCGTAAAACAAGGGATCATCAAGCCGCCTATATGTTTATGAAAAGGTTAGTGAAAGGTTTTGGAGAACCAATGGTTCTCATAACAGACAAGGATCCTGCTTTACTTTGTGCGTTTAAAAAACTGAAAAAGAACGGTTTTTATGTACATACGAAACATTGCACCGTTAAGCATCTCAATAATCTCATCGAACAGGATCATCGACATATAAAACGGTGCTTTGCCAAATCTTCTGGATTCCAAACGATTCGTCATGCTTCACGTACCATAAAAGGGATTGAAACGGTTCAGGCCATATATAAACAGAGACGCAGTCTTGAATCAGATTCCGTCTTTTCAGTGTACAAAGAACTACAGCAATTAGTATCGGTTGCTTAA
- a CDS encoding IS6 family transposase has protein sequence MRYFKGKQFKKDIILVAVGYYCRFSLSYRDVSEILKERGVSVHLTTIMRWVHEYGNLIYKIWKKKNRAAYFTWHLDETYIKVKGEWCYLYRAIDQEGYTLDIQLRKTRDHQAAYMFMKRLVKGFGEPMVLITDKDPALLCAFKKLKKNGFYVHTKHCTVKHLNNLIEQDHRHIKRCFAKSSGFQTIRHASRTIKGIETVQAIYKQRRSLESDSVFSVYKELQQLVSVA, from the coding sequence ATGAGATATTTTAAAGGAAAACAGTTCAAGAAAGATATTATTTTAGTAGCCGTCGGCTATTATTGTCGTTTTTCTTTAAGTTATCGCGATGTATCCGAAATTCTGAAAGAACGTGGAGTTTCCGTGCATCTAACAACCATCATGCGTTGGGTGCATGAATATGGAAATTTGATTTATAAAATTTGGAAGAAGAAAAATAGAGCAGCATATTTCACATGGCATTTAGATGAAACCTATATCAAAGTGAAAGGAGAGTGGTGTTATCTCTATCGTGCGATTGATCAAGAAGGATACACCTTAGATATTCAACTTCGTAAAACAAGGGATCATCAAGCCGCCTATATGTTTATGAAAAGGTTAGTGAAAGGTTTTGGAGAACCAATGGTTCTCATAACAGACAAGGATCCTGCTTTACTTTGTGCGTTTAAAAAACTGAAAAAGAACGGTTTTTATGTACATACGAAACATTGCACCGTTAAGCATCTCAATAATCTCATCGAACAGGATCATCGACATATAAAACGGTGCTTTGCCAAATCTTCTGGATTCCAAACGATTCGTCATGCTTCACGTACCATAAAAGGGATTGAAACGGTTCAGGCCATATATAAACAGAGACGCAGTCTTGAATCAGACTCCGTCTTTTCAGTGTACAAAGAACTACAGCAATTAGTATCGGTTGCTTAA
- a CDS encoding BhlA/UviB family holin-like peptide encodes MEEQILNVMLSQGAFGALFVWLLFSTRKESKELLESNRQENKEREDKYQQTITENQAVITKQAEAFGSLSKDVSEIKQILGTKGDK; translated from the coding sequence ATGGAAGAACAGATTTTAAATGTCATGCTATCACAAGGTGCTTTTGGCGCCTTATTTGTTTGGCTACTATTTTCAACAAGGAAGGAGAGTAAGGAATTATTAGAATCAAATCGTCAGGAAAACAAAGAGCGAGAAGATAAATATCAGCAAACAATTACAGAAAATCAAGCTGTAATTACAAAACAAGCTGAAGCTTTTGGTTCTCTATCTAAAGATGTATCTGAAATCAAGCAAATTCTGGGTACAAAAGGAGATAAATGA
- a CDS encoding N-acetylmuramoyl-L-alanine amidase: MKKISHLFIFVLITFISLVSFATGALADRTLIIENLPKISYRNGVGAYEGVVAHSTATSEAPAINIQKYETRTWRSAFVHYAVDWNETIQIADTNYIAYGAGPDANSRFVHVELCETADDDKFKRSYNKYVKLLAMILRNQGLSVEKGLWTHDDVRRHLGGTTHEDPLAYLKSHGVSESQFRSDVKHAYNHSNDEFNPTESLKLNVPSINRVVYIEGFNINLRKGPGTSYSVIRQVNKPESYAVLGEQDGWLNLGGNQWIKYDPSYIRLDTKENMSSSIVGHRMVSKVDNLRFYKSPSWEDKDVAGVVNVGEGFIIDAEIMVNGSKQYKVHNSKNITFYITENSSYIEVK; encoded by the coding sequence ATGAAAAAAATATCACATCTATTTATCTTTGTATTAATAACATTTATCTCCTTAGTAAGCTTTGCTACAGGTGCCCTTGCCGATAGAACCCTTATTATAGAGAACTTACCGAAAATTTCTTATCGAAATGGTGTGGGTGCATATGAAGGTGTTGTCGCACACAGTACAGCAACATCAGAAGCACCAGCTATTAATATTCAAAAATATGAAACTCGTACATGGCGTTCAGCGTTTGTACATTATGCAGTAGATTGGAATGAAACAATTCAAATTGCGGATACAAATTATATTGCATATGGTGCAGGTCCAGATGCAAATAGCCGCTTTGTACATGTAGAGCTTTGTGAAACTGCTGATGATGATAAATTCAAGCGTTCCTACAATAAATATGTGAAGTTACTTGCGATGATCTTACGTAATCAGGGGTTATCGGTAGAAAAAGGACTATGGACACATGATGATGTCCGTAGACATCTCGGAGGCACAACACATGAAGATCCTTTAGCTTATTTAAAAAGTCACGGTGTTTCTGAGTCTCAATTCCGTTCCGATGTAAAGCATGCGTACAATCATTCAAATGATGAATTTAATCCTACAGAATCACTAAAATTAAATGTACCTTCTATTAATAGAGTTGTATATATAGAAGGATTTAATATTAATTTACGAAAAGGACCTGGAACAAGTTATTCAGTAATTCGTCAGGTAAACAAACCAGAATCTTATGCTGTATTAGGTGAACAAGATGGATGGTTAAATCTTGGAGGTAATCAATGGATAAAATATGACCCATCTTATATTAGGCTTGATACAAAAGAGAATATGAGTTCATCAATTGTAGGACACCGTATGGTGTCTAAGGTAGATAATTTACGCTTTTATAAATCGCCTTCTTGGGAAGATAAAGATGTCGCTGGTGTTGTAAATGTTGGAGAAGGTTTTATTATAGATGCTGAGATTATGGTAAATGGTTCAAAACAATATAAAGTTCACAATAGTAAAAATATTACATTCTATATTACGGAAAACTCATCTTATATAGAAGTTAAATAA
- a CDS encoding ArpU family transcriptional regulator, which yields MKQLSLLPTIDKETEKKVQKEVINILKEYRVLKIYFENAVEQKREGVILFPRISDMESLNRMKFEQIERVLCNGLDEDQRNIITIKYLSNKKYNDDYIYDKLLMNRDKFYKRKKRALGII from the coding sequence TTGAAACAATTATCTTTATTACCAACAATTGATAAGGAAACAGAAAAGAAAGTTCAAAAGGAGGTAATTAATATTCTAAAAGAATATCGTGTATTAAAGATATATTTTGAAAACGCTGTTGAACAAAAAAGAGAAGGGGTAATTTTATTCCCTAGAATTAGTGATATGGAGAGTCTTAACCGTATGAAGTTTGAACAAATTGAAAGGGTACTGTGTAATGGGCTAGATGAAGATCAACGTAATATCATTACTATAAAATATCTGAGTAATAAGAAATACAATGATGATTATATTTACGATAAATTATTAATGAACAGGGATAAATTTTATAAAAGAAAGAAACGTGCTTTAGGAATTATTTAG
- a CDS encoding sigma factor-like helix-turn-helix DNA-binding protein, which translates to MQIEENQTDLKEHITDELLYKGLNLLSEKQLKILNLYYVYQYNNKQISRILSESEQTISYNHKQALKNSNHN; encoded by the coding sequence ATGCAGATCGAAGAAAATCAGACTGACTTAAAAGAGCATATAACAGACGAATTGCTATACAAAGGTTTAAATTTATTAAGTGAAAAGCAACTGAAAATATTAAATTTATATTATGTTTATCAATACAATAATAAACAAATTTCACGAATTCTATCGGAATCAGAGCAGACAATTTCTTATAATCATAAACAGGCTTTAAAAAACTCAAATCACAATTAA
- a CDS encoding IS6 family transposase has protein sequence MKYFKGKQFKKDIILVAVGYYCRFSLSYRDVSEILKERGVSVYPTTIMRWVHEYGNLIYQIWKKKNKSAHHGWHLDETYIKVKGEWCYLYRAIDGDGHTLDIQLRRTRDHQAAYLFMKRLVKVFGEPTVLTTDKAPALLCAFKKLKKNGFYVRTKHCTVKYLNNLIEQDHRHVKRRFVKSSGFQNIRHASRTIKGIKTIQALYKQRRSLESDSVFSVYDELQQLLVAA, from the coding sequence ATGAAATATTTTAAAGGAAAACAGTTCAAGAAAGATATTATTTTAGTAGCCGTTGGCTATTATTGTCGTTTTTCTTTAAGTTATCGTGATGTATCTGAAATCTTGAAAGAACGTGGTGTTTCCGTTTATCCAACAACAATTATGCGTTGGGTTCATGAATACGGCAATCTGATCTATCAAATTTGGAAGAAGAAAAATAAATCCGCGCACCATGGTTGGCATTTAGATGAAACTTACATCAAAGTGAAAGGAGAGTGGTGTTATCTTTATCGTGCAATTGATGGAGATGGGCATACTTTGGATATTCAACTTCGTAGAACACGCGATCATCAAGCGGCTTATCTGTTTATGAAGCGACTCGTCAAAGTTTTTGGAGAACCAACGGTTCTTACTACCGATAAGGCTCCAGCCTTGCTTTGTGCGTTCAAAAAACTGAAAAAGAACGGTTTTTATGTACGTACAAAACATTGTACTGTCAAGTATCTCAACAATCTCATTGAACAAGATCATCGACATGTAAAACGACGTTTTGTCAAATCTTCTGGATTCCAAAATATTCGTCATGCTTCACGTACTATAAAAGGGATTAAAACGATTCAGGCCTTATATAAACAGAGACGAAGTCTTGAATCAGACTCCGTCTTTTCAGTGTATGATGAATTACAACAATTACTGGTAGCTGCATAA
- a CDS encoding DUF5065 family protein, which yields MKSFKAIALAGALAIGGITVAEFSQPTKAAAAVLDAWGINTVYDLANVAESQEYSLGLSSSFKLGDTFRIADSGFVGVLTNECKIFKIEADGSLSRYKTITPKVTADTHVWETTFTSGCTKGNYVAIVKIGNHFSKTKTFTYNG from the coding sequence ATGAAATCATTTAAAGCAATCGCATTAGCTGGAGCATTAGCAATTGGGGGAATTACGGTTGCAGAATTTTCACAACCAACAAAAGCAGCAGCAGCTGTATTAGATGCTTGGGGAATTAACACAGTTTACGATTTAGCAAATGTTGCAGAATCTCAGGAGTACAGCTTAGGACTTAGCTCAAGTTTCAAATTGGGAGATACATTCCGTATAGCTGACAGTGGATTCGTTGGTGTATTAACTAACGAATGCAAAATTTTCAAAATTGAAGCAGATGGTTCGCTGTCACGTTATAAAACAATCACTCCAAAAGTAACAGCTGATACTCACGTATGGGAAACAACATTCACTTCTGGTTGCACAAAAGGTAATTATGTAGCTATCGTTAAAATTGGCAACCATTTTTCGAAAACAAAAACTTTCACTTATAACGGTTAA